aggagtggctgaggaatctggggttgtttatcttggagaagaggaggctcagggagacaaggtagtttcagggcacaggttggacttgataatctccaaggtcttttccaaccttgctcattctttgattctctggaaccacccttggagcagtctcatgatgagccctgggcctcctcttcaggagctccagcagcccaggtccctcagcttctcctgccagccccaaagcccatcctgtcagtcctgcagagcctctgcagctcctcctcattgcccagaacagggagccccagagccagacacagcagcccagatgtgcccccctggtctggggtgcctctggcaagggagcagcaccaggcactgcaggagcctgcagacaattcctgcagcacttgtaggatgatcctgctgcccaagagacattcccatggtgccaagtcaggaactgcaatggggagtggggccagagaggaaagggcatacAGGGATGGGCTGTATGCAGGGgagagaacagggctgggcaagagggagaaatctggaacaagaaagagggagaaagcaaaggtgaagcagaatacttgctcagggcagtttgggagtggctgccaggcagccatgGCTCTGAGCAaaagcatctgcagtggcacaggaaactcccagctgatgggaacaaactttctggctgactgcagaagccaggacaaagctgagtggtttccctggtgtgccccagcccttgctggccccaagggctgatggcatttgtgctccctcaggttcatgtccccacaccaacagcatgggggtgcttcccctgctctgtgcaatgcaaacaggggctgctgagccagtgctgccgtgtctgtgcctgcaaggatggggcacctgtgtgagctgggggaatggccagggctgcagaggggggatgttgttggcagctccatgaggacgctttgggacgctgccctgggctgtgcagcgcactggggatggttcagcccctgctctgctgctccttcccgtctgccccagggcccttgcagagccccagccatgctgtttgtccccagcctgcccatggcaagcctgggcctgctcacagggcttttcagttctgagcattggcctgggtgtgttcttgagagagcctgggcaaggagcctggagcccccaggccctgggctgaggcatcagcgctgcccaagcagtgcccatggcctgtccctgctgcagccccggcactgctacccccaggactgtgcccggccccaagagcactcaggccgtgcagcaacaccagggccaccagggcagtggggcagggccacggcagcagcactggcaacaccaagtgctgatgctgctgctgggcacagctgctgggccagcactgatctgccccagctttgcacacagacattgctgctgcagctccagagaaggaacaaaagggcatctctgcagaagacTCTACTGGgaaatcctttatttcctttaaagtcacccagagttcagcccctcattgacacagtctgtggccacaggaaatttggagagaaaaaaaaataggaaatggcacaaacaatgacattttttctggactatatttaaacataaaacaaaggaaaagaacctccacacttaagcaaaaaagaagtagcaaagatgactttgattacaagttaTTTGCAGATATTTCCCAGCAGTTTAgtgtttctgaaagcatgcagtcatcagtgtcctcactgcagccttgagctcccggttcctcaggctgtagatgagggggttcagggctggaggcaccaccgagtacagaactgacagggccagatccagggatggggaggaaatgttgggaggcttcaaataggcaaatgtgcctgtgctgataaacacagatagcacacccaggtgagggaggcaggtggaaaaggcttcgtgccgtccctgctcagatgggatcctcagcacagccctgaagatctgcacataggagaaaacaatgaacaaaaaacagccaaataccaaacaggcactgacagcaagaagtcccacttccctgagttgggatttggagcaggagagcttgaggatctgtgggatttcgcagaagaactggcccagggcattgccatggcacaggggcagggaaaatgtattggctgtgtgcatgagagcagtgagaaaggcactggcccaggcagctgctgccatgtgggcacaagctctgctgcccaggagggtcccgtagtgcaggggtttgcagatggacacgtagcggtcatagcacatgatggtcagcagataaaactctgctccaatgaagaacattaagaaaaagagctatgcagcacatccagtataggagatgtccctgatgtcccagagggaattgtgcatggctttggggacagtggtgcagatggagcccaggtcgctgagggccaggttgagcaggaagaagaacatgggcgtgtgcagggcgtggccgcaggctacggcgctgatgatgaggccgttggccaggagggcagccagggagatgcccagcaagaggcagaagtgcaggagctgcagctgctgcgtgtctgccaatgccagcaggaggaagtggctgatggagctgctgttggacatttgctggggctgcacatggggacctctcatggagaaaggacagtaaagacttaggggaggtacctgtaaacaaaatcaaggccatttcccatacatcctcctcggtaacacacagacatggtctttaatgtttaagagttctgaggttttctttataagctccccccatgtctctgctggatgttttggatataaaaacataagcatgtctgaggccctcagggagaacagattGAGTTCCCTGCGTCAAGatgatgaatgcagactgaggagaggtGGTCTGTACTTCTGACCTGTTCacagtttctttgggctttaaactttctcaggtggaaggtgaccaccttcttatgcttcccttaaaatgccaccacctactgctgagagcagatgcatccaccacagcccagctccacatttgtagccaaggactcactttgctcattttaccaacccagcagcattttctgtgtcacaacacctctgcctttccccatcaatcttataactcagaaatgctccaggacaagtttgcaccctggattggagctcccagcttggactgaaatctcagggacacttccaagtgtccttatgttggcattggatgaagggagatgcagctccttccctggctgcactgacagcattgcccagagcagggcactggggacagcatcaccctgagccagctgtgccccctgccagacccccccgtgcccggcagctgctcccagccctgtgctcggcagagggaactgggcctggggctgcagagctgccccacggctctgctgcagctctgcctgcacaggaggggctgcacgccttggagccccagccctgagggcagaggcttggctggggcacaggaaggCGGGGGGTTTTTCAGAGGGagaggctgcactggaggggatcctgtgggcatctctaaactctccctgccacagcattcctgggtattgttttctctcattgcttgATCTtcttgctgcttcctggaggttttcctcctgcagatgtttccctgtgcctgttctctccatgccagcactcacagaccccaaatctctatgccctctccttggcctgagagaaccc
The sequence above is drawn from the Melospiza melodia melodia isolate bMelMel2 unplaced genomic scaffold, bMelMel2.pri scaffold_28, whole genome shotgun sequence genome and encodes:
- the LOC134433896 gene encoding olfactory receptor 14J1-like yields the protein LHYGTLLGSRACAHMAAAAWASAFLTALMHTANTFSLPLCHGNALGQFFCEIPQILKLSCSKSQLREVGLLAVSACLVFGCFLFIVFSYVQIFRAVLRIPSEQGRHEAFSTCLPHLGVLSVFISTGTFAYLKPPNISSPSLDLALSVLYSVVPPKH